In the Roseibium sp. HPY-6 genome, one interval contains:
- a CDS encoding HEAT repeat domain-containing protein: MTLDYSAVPDAIDTITLDQDIQDNLLKIAGSGSPAEQCLAIKAIGAWSFASAREALREALRNDDPDVRVDALQALVKLEEKNLGKDFLWSLENDPVSEAKVEALQGLCLEDRDLAEPLLRKLVLDRCEDTVAWEDDVADWDDWLDVQKEVIRTIGRLGIEEAVEELLSAANDEFGQDVWREVLEAFAGLGRPGLLALIDAGQSPDVRQRERAARALGGSEDAMAVKALEALARDAQEDVRLAALETLLERGADPNDQQMIDDASAKIRAFAAAKSPTIGTDDLIGLALADEDKSVRLAAVTRLDGERLNASRTAKLVSHLRSAVRSETVEIVCALVTVLGRSEHEDALDLLLDIQKHNSKPEIQRAVLSTLANFARPEVLEPLTDGITSKSQSVRLSALASLADLSEGDGSVADNAAAMLLLAARGDLAPEDSEQNKDQDNENEEEKQFGARARDDDGGSKNRIVLDREGNIVPQEETEEPVRLSDYRKPEATDELEGTPEETDDLPEPVENGIEQEETAEIVAFPQSTLAAILQGDEEQAQFQEEKIDLSDEDLKFLELAQSTLKKKRVRPDVAPNTAIDIRRIAVRLIGELTHTAFTSVLLEALEARDDELRTAALTSLSHRHSKGVLLELSEWARMSEMPPENHPPARAAYLDLLSCAPADHAHPVLENALEDEDNTVRVAALCSFEKRNVVPERIPAFLRSVNRETRRAALGFVCRKGDPGMIDGLVDATFDESGALWAELALLLGRTGPSFFTERVLEKLDQACSEGGVNRQIALQVLAALGRSQTKN; this comes from the coding sequence ATGACCCTAGACTATTCAGCAGTTCCAGACGCTATCGACACGATCACGCTGGACCAGGACATCCAGGACAACTTGCTGAAAATTGCAGGATCGGGAAGTCCCGCCGAGCAATGCCTGGCCATCAAAGCGATTGGCGCTTGGTCATTTGCATCAGCGCGCGAAGCGCTCCGGGAGGCATTGCGCAATGACGATCCCGATGTTCGCGTCGATGCCTTGCAGGCCTTGGTAAAGCTGGAAGAAAAGAACCTCGGCAAGGACTTCCTGTGGAGCCTTGAGAACGACCCTGTTAGCGAGGCGAAAGTCGAGGCGTTGCAAGGACTTTGCCTGGAAGACCGTGATCTTGCAGAGCCATTGTTGCGCAAGCTGGTTCTGGACAGGTGTGAAGATACTGTCGCCTGGGAAGACGATGTCGCCGACTGGGACGATTGGCTGGATGTCCAGAAGGAAGTCATCAGAACCATAGGCAGGCTTGGTATCGAAGAGGCGGTCGAGGAGCTTCTGTCAGCGGCAAATGATGAATTCGGTCAGGACGTCTGGCGTGAGGTTCTGGAGGCGTTCGCCGGGCTCGGTCGTCCGGGTTTGCTGGCCCTCATAGATGCGGGTCAAAGCCCGGATGTAAGGCAGCGGGAACGCGCCGCCCGGGCCCTGGGAGGGTCCGAAGACGCCATGGCCGTGAAGGCACTGGAAGCCCTGGCGCGGGACGCACAGGAGGACGTCAGGCTCGCAGCCCTTGAGACACTGTTGGAACGTGGAGCGGACCCGAACGATCAGCAGATGATTGATGACGCGTCCGCGAAGATAAGGGCTTTCGCAGCGGCAAAGTCTCCGACGATCGGGACCGATGACCTGATCGGTCTCGCTCTTGCCGACGAGGACAAGTCGGTTCGACTTGCGGCCGTCACACGTCTTGACGGGGAACGGTTGAACGCCAGCCGGACAGCGAAGCTGGTTTCCCACCTGCGGTCGGCAGTGAGAAGCGAGACGGTTGAAATCGTCTGTGCGCTCGTGACCGTGTTGGGTCGAAGCGAACATGAAGACGCACTTGACCTGCTTCTCGACATTCAAAAACACAACTCCAAACCCGAAATCCAGCGTGCGGTTTTATCGACACTCGCGAATTTTGCACGGCCGGAAGTGCTGGAACCGCTCACGGACGGGATAACCTCCAAGAGCCAGTCAGTTCGATTGTCGGCGCTTGCGTCGCTTGCTGATCTTTCCGAAGGCGACGGATCAGTCGCCGACAATGCGGCCGCCATGCTGCTCCTGGCCGCACGCGGAGACCTGGCGCCTGAAGACAGCGAACAGAACAAAGACCAGGACAATGAAAACGAAGAGGAAAAGCAGTTCGGCGCGCGCGCCCGCGACGATGACGGCGGAAGCAAAAACCGCATTGTGCTGGACCGCGAAGGTAACATCGTCCCGCAGGAAGAAACCGAAGAGCCGGTCAGGCTGAGTGACTACCGGAAGCCTGAAGCCACCGATGAGCTTGAAGGAACGCCCGAAGAAACCGACGATCTGCCGGAACCGGTAGAGAACGGTATCGAGCAGGAAGAGACTGCCGAGATTGTCGCCTTTCCGCAAAGCACACTCGCCGCCATCCTTCAGGGTGATGAGGAACAGGCCCAGTTTCAGGAAGAAAAGATCGACCTGTCGGATGAAGACCTCAAGTTTCTCGAGCTGGCGCAGTCGACACTTAAAAAGAAGCGCGTGCGGCCTGACGTTGCTCCGAACACCGCCATCGATATCCGCAGGATTGCGGTCAGGCTCATTGGTGAGCTGACGCACACGGCGTTTACCTCCGTCCTGCTTGAGGCTCTCGAAGCCCGCGATGATGAATTGCGGACCGCGGCGCTGACGTCCCTGTCGCATCGGCACAGCAAAGGCGTTTTGCTGGAGCTATCAGAGTGGGCCCGGATGTCCGAGATGCCGCCAGAAAACCACCCTCCTGCCCGGGCGGCGTATCTTGATCTTCTGTCATGCGCGCCGGCGGATCACGCGCATCCTGTCCTTGAAAACGCGCTTGAGGACGAAGACAACACGGTTCGCGTTGCTGCACTTTGTTCATTTGAAAAAAGGAACGTCGTCCCCGAGCGGATCCCGGCTTTCCTTCGATCGGTAAACCGGGAAACACGGCGCGCGGCGCTCGGGTTCGTTTGCCGCAAGGGTGATCCGGGCATGATCGACGGTCTTGTTGATGCCACGTTTGACGAAAGCGGGGCACTCTGGGCTGAGTTGGCGCTGCTGTTGGGCCGGACAGGGCCAAGCTTTTTCACGGAACGGGTTCTTGAAAAGCTCGATCAGGCTTGTTCAGAGGGCGGTGTGAACCGTCAGATCGCTTTGCAGGTCCTTGCCGCGCTCGGTCGTTCGCAAACGAAAAACTAA
- a CDS encoding ATP-binding cassette domain-containing protein, producing MSDQIYKVQDLKVSFPDLSKKPLFGAAPRTQVLKGLTFDVARGDVLGIVGGSGSGKSTLGRAMIRLLEPDSGSIRFEETEIAHLSEDDLRPLRKRFQMIFQDPMSSLNPRRQVGGIIAGPLRLQGFDTIKARVGEALEMVGLPKSFETRYPHELSGGQRQRVGIARAIALKPDFILADEIVSGLDVSSQAQVLNLLEQLVRELGLTLAFVSHDLSVIRRLCSRILVLHQGEIVENAPTAELFDDPQADYTRTLLDAIPLPDPDQVWA from the coding sequence GTGAGTGATCAGATTTACAAAGTGCAGGATCTGAAGGTCTCTTTTCCGGACCTTTCCAAAAAACCGCTGTTCGGCGCGGCCCCTCGCACGCAAGTGCTGAAAGGGCTGACATTCGATGTCGCAAGGGGTGATGTTCTGGGCATAGTCGGAGGTTCGGGCTCGGGCAAATCGACGCTTGGCCGCGCGATGATCCGCCTGCTTGAACCGGACAGCGGATCGATCCGTTTTGAAGAAACCGAAATTGCGCATCTGAGCGAAGACGACCTCCGGCCCTTGCGCAAACGTTTTCAGATGATCTTCCAGGACCCGATGTCCTCGCTCAATCCGCGCCGGCAGGTCGGCGGCATCATTGCAGGTCCTTTGCGCCTTCAGGGTTTCGACACCATCAAGGCTAGGGTCGGCGAAGCGCTCGAGATGGTCGGCTTGCCGAAGAGTTTCGAGACACGCTACCCGCACGAACTTTCCGGCGGCCAGCGGCAGCGCGTCGGCATTGCGCGCGCCATCGCTCTAAAACCGGATTTCATCCTGGCCGACGAGATCGTTTCAGGGCTTGATGTTTCCTCGCAAGCCCAGGTTCTCAATCTTCTGGAACAGTTGGTGCGCGAGCTTGGGCTCACGCTTGCCTTTGTCAGCCACGATCTGTCGGTGATCCGGCGCCTGTGCTCGCGCATTCTGGTGCTTCACCAGGGCGAGATTGTCGAAAACGCGCCGACTGCGGAGCTTTTCGACGATCCTCAGGCGGACTATACGCGGACGCTTCTTGATGCAATCCCGCTACCTGATCCGGATCAGGTCTGGGCTTAG
- a CDS encoding ABC transporter ATP-binding protein: protein MSYLAIQDLTVRLKNGVPLLRKVSLEVEAGEVRALVGESGAGKSMIGKAVLGILPRAARLTGGKILLDGEDLLTLPPKARRERIGAKAALIPQDPLTALNPSRKIGPQIIDRLVDILGWKRPEAEARALELLDEVHIQDPGRVMKSYPHELSGGMRQRILIASAFAAEPKLIIADEPTTALDVTVQKQILKLIREMQERHQTALLFVTHDLGVVSKVSQSLTVLYAGKVIEDTSVRAFFEAPAHAYSRALLAATPKYTDPDGSLMPVPESIIAEVEREVAAFDAQLNG, encoded by the coding sequence ATGAGTTACCTCGCTATCCAAGACCTGACGGTCCGGCTGAAAAACGGCGTGCCCCTGCTGCGCAAGGTCTCGCTTGAGGTAGAGGCCGGCGAGGTGCGCGCACTTGTCGGGGAGAGCGGCGCCGGCAAGAGCATGATCGGCAAAGCCGTGCTTGGTATCCTGCCGCGCGCCGCCCGGCTCACCGGAGGCAAAATCCTGCTTGACGGCGAGGACCTTCTAACCTTACCGCCGAAAGCACGACGGGAACGGATCGGCGCAAAGGCCGCCCTGATTCCTCAGGATCCGCTCACGGCACTCAATCCGTCCCGCAAGATCGGCCCGCAGATCATAGACCGGCTTGTCGACATTCTGGGCTGGAAACGGCCGGAGGCCGAAGCGCGTGCGCTGGAACTGCTTGATGAGGTGCACATTCAGGACCCCGGCCGCGTCATGAAATCCTATCCGCACGAATTATCCGGCGGCATGCGTCAGCGCATCCTGATCGCCTCCGCCTTTGCGGCCGAACCCAAGCTCATCATAGCGGATGAGCCGACAACGGCGCTTGACGTGACGGTGCAAAAACAGATCCTCAAACTGATCCGGGAGATGCAGGAGCGTCACCAAACGGCACTGCTTTTCGTAACCCACGATCTCGGCGTCGTATCCAAGGTCAGCCAGTCGCTGACGGTCCTTTATGCCGGCAAGGTGATCGAGGACACGAGCGTGCGTGCCTTTTTCGAAGCGCCTGCGCACGCCTACTCTCGCGCGCTCTTGGCAGCGACACCCAAATACACCGATCCGGACGGCTCGCTGATGCCGGTCCCTGAATCAATCATCGCCGAGGTGGAACGGGAAGTGGCCGCCTTCGATGCGCAGTTGAACGGGTGA
- a CDS encoding ABC transporter permease, giving the protein MPDARGQIRRLPGLRLWLSGGWLLLLVLAAIFAPMISPHDPLEQDLFAARLPPFWEQGADPAYLLGTDSLGRDLLSRMLYGARLALTVALVAGTLTCLVGATLGLIAGYYRGWADLVISRLVDIWMAFPPVLFAILLIAVLGTGLTSIIIAIVVIDWTRFSRVVRAEAMSQGAMDYVASAQVAGRTRLGIALAEILPNVLPTIVALLTLEMGIAVIVEAILSFVNLSISTDQPTWGGMIAEGRTSIYQAWWVLVFPLFALFLTVLSFSQLGEGLKDYFDPVLR; this is encoded by the coding sequence ATGCCTGACGCGCGAGGACAAATCCGCCGGTTGCCCGGCCTGCGTCTGTGGCTGAGTGGGGGCTGGCTTCTCCTGCTGGTGCTTGCGGCGATCTTTGCGCCGATGATCAGCCCGCACGACCCGCTAGAACAGGATCTGTTCGCGGCGCGGCTGCCACCCTTTTGGGAACAGGGGGCGGATCCCGCCTATCTTCTGGGGACGGACTCACTTGGACGCGATCTGCTCAGCCGGATGCTTTACGGGGCCCGGCTCGCACTGACAGTCGCGCTCGTTGCCGGGACGCTGACCTGTCTCGTTGGCGCGACGCTCGGGCTGATTGCCGGTTACTACCGCGGATGGGCTGATCTTGTGATCTCTCGACTGGTCGATATCTGGATGGCGTTTCCGCCAGTCCTCTTTGCGATCCTCCTTATTGCGGTTTTGGGCACCGGTCTCACGTCTATCATCATCGCGATCGTCGTGATCGACTGGACGCGCTTCTCCCGGGTCGTGCGCGCCGAAGCCATGAGCCAGGGCGCGATGGACTATGTGGCCTCGGCGCAGGTCGCCGGGCGCACCCGTCTCGGGATTGCGCTTGCCGAAATTCTCCCCAATGTGCTGCCCACGATCGTCGCCCTGCTGACGTTGGAAATGGGCATTGCGGTGATCGTCGAGGCTATCCTGAGTTTCGTGAATCTTTCCATTTCGACCGACCAACCGACCTGGGGCGGCATGATCGCAGAGGGGCGTACATCGATCTACCAGGCGTGGTGGGTGCTTGTGTTCCCTCTCTTTGCGCTTTTCCTGACAGTGCTCAGCTTTTCCCAACTCGGTGAGGGCCTGAAAGACTATTTCGATCCGGTGCTGCGATGA
- a CDS encoding ABC transporter permease — protein sequence MPFVRALLTRFATTLVTLLGAAIIVFVVIRIVPGNPIAMMLPPGATEADIDRLKTLYGLDKSIPEQFWIWLVNVLQGDFGTSITSRQPVFDLVTGRLPATLELSLMALLIAIALGGAAALTATLYRGTKVEGGIDVAGGVALSLPDFLWGLALILVLGVVWPIFHISGRVSPSLGFDFQSNFYLLEALVRLRFDVVIDLLGHMLLPALALAIPLAAIILQLLKQSLKECMHDDYITLARTKGYSETSIITRDALPNAILPTLTLIGVQFTFLIGGTVIIERLFSYEGLGNMAIDAVINRDLPLIQGIVLVFALLFTLVNLLVDMTYAALNPRLRHA from the coding sequence ATGCCATTCGTGCGTGCACTGCTGACGCGCTTTGCGACAACACTGGTCACTCTTTTAGGGGCGGCCATTATCGTTTTTGTCGTGATCCGTATCGTTCCGGGCAATCCGATCGCCATGATGCTGCCGCCCGGCGCGACGGAGGCGGATATCGATCGCCTGAAAACGCTTTACGGCCTCGACAAGAGCATCCCGGAACAATTCTGGATCTGGCTTGTCAACGTGCTGCAAGGGGATTTCGGAACGTCCATCACCTCCCGCCAACCCGTGTTCGACCTAGTGACCGGACGGTTGCCAGCAACACTGGAACTCTCGCTGATGGCGCTCCTGATCGCGATCGCACTCGGAGGGGCAGCCGCGCTCACGGCCACCTTGTACCGGGGAACCAAAGTCGAGGGCGGTATCGACGTTGCCGGCGGCGTCGCGCTGTCACTGCCGGATTTCCTCTGGGGGCTAGCACTGATCCTGGTCCTGGGTGTCGTCTGGCCGATCTTCCATATTTCAGGCCGGGTATCGCCTTCCCTCGGTTTCGACTTTCAGTCCAACTTCTATTTGCTTGAAGCTTTGGTCCGCCTTCGTTTCGACGTCGTCATCGATCTGCTCGGACACATGTTGCTGCCTGCGCTCGCGCTCGCGATCCCGCTTGCGGCAATCATTCTGCAGCTCTTAAAGCAATCGCTGAAAGAGTGCATGCACGATGACTATATCACGCTTGCGCGCACCAAGGGGTATTCGGAAACATCGATCATCACACGTGACGCCCTGCCGAACGCGATCCTGCCGACGCTGACGCTTATCGGCGTTCAATTCACGTTTCTGATCGGCGGCACGGTCATTATCGAACGCCTGTTTTCCTATGAGGGGCTGGGGAACATGGCCATCGATGCGGTGATCAACCGCGACCTGCCGCTGATCCAGGGCATCGTACTGGTGTTCGCGCTGCTCTTTACACTCGTCAATCTGCTGGTGGACATGACATACGCTGCGCTTAACCCGAGGCTGCGCCATGCCTGA
- a CDS encoding ABC transporter substrate-binding protein: MKVSRRTLLKSAAASGVLTAVGTPAFASDIDELVIAYNVNLPSWDPTVGPSAVNPTIQGIYQSVFDMFIHQNPDLSFGPGIVTEWGWNDDKTQIWMDIREGVTWHNGDPLTPEDIVWSLERAGNPDTGNPIQFIWGKIGNFQIDGNRVTADVKEYEPTIFKWMSFLTGYVLPKKYYEEVGAEGFEANPIGTGPYMVDNFERNAFVRLKANENYWGGAPEFKTVTIKFVTDASSRTFEVSSGNAHVTLEMPYEEFDRLKEQDGIVGTAAPISDIGMIFLNDVEPMNDPNVRMALAHAIDKETIIERLLSGYGVAIDTLQTPDYTAYDPSVTVPYDPERAKELLAASGYGPDNPVTFKIQTTRGFKPKDYEIIQVIVGLWRKVGIEAEIEVYEIAKHFELRAADQLAPAAFYNWGNAIGDPTTSTGFAMFGPSPHSVWDGEDLMQKILPLWGEADEDKRIAGWKEVDKFIADNALVLPLIQYVQPILHSDQVKVTPHASGALLPHLMTRS, encoded by the coding sequence ATGAAGGTTTCAAGACGCACGCTTTTAAAAAGTGCGGCCGCCAGCGGGGTGCTGACTGCCGTGGGAACACCCGCGTTTGCAAGCGACATCGACGAGCTTGTCATCGCCTATAACGTCAACCTGCCGAGCTGGGATCCGACGGTCGGTCCGTCCGCGGTGAACCCAACCATTCAGGGCATCTACCAGTCGGTGTTTGACATGTTCATCCACCAGAACCCCGACCTGAGCTTTGGCCCGGGCATCGTGACGGAGTGGGGCTGGAACGATGACAAGACGCAAATCTGGATGGACATCAGGGAAGGCGTCACCTGGCACAATGGCGATCCGCTGACGCCGGAAGATATCGTCTGGTCTCTGGAGAGGGCCGGCAATCCGGACACCGGCAACCCGATCCAGTTCATCTGGGGCAAGATCGGCAATTTCCAGATCGACGGCAATCGGGTTACCGCAGACGTCAAGGAATACGAACCCACAATCTTCAAGTGGATGAGTTTCCTGACAGGGTATGTGCTGCCGAAGAAATACTATGAGGAAGTCGGCGCGGAAGGGTTTGAGGCAAACCCGATCGGAACCGGTCCCTACATGGTCGACAACTTTGAGCGCAACGCGTTTGTGCGCCTGAAAGCCAACGAGAACTACTGGGGCGGAGCGCCGGAGTTCAAAACCGTCACGATCAAGTTCGTTACCGATGCTTCCAGCCGCACGTTCGAAGTGAGCTCGGGCAACGCGCACGTCACTCTGGAAATGCCGTATGAAGAGTTCGACCGGCTGAAAGAACAGGACGGCATCGTCGGCACCGCAGCCCCGATCTCCGACATCGGCATGATTTTCTTGAATGATGTCGAGCCGATGAACGACCCGAATGTGCGCATGGCGCTTGCCCATGCAATCGACAAGGAAACGATCATCGAGCGGCTGCTGTCCGGTTACGGCGTTGCCATCGATACGCTGCAAACGCCTGACTACACGGCTTACGATCCCTCGGTCACCGTTCCTTACGATCCGGAAAGGGCCAAGGAGCTTCTGGCCGCGTCCGGTTACGGGCCCGACAATCCGGTCACGTTCAAGATCCAGACGACACGCGGGTTCAAGCCCAAGGATTACGAGATAATCCAGGTGATCGTCGGTCTGTGGCGCAAAGTCGGTATCGAGGCTGAAATCGAAGTCTACGAGATCGCCAAGCACTTCGAGTTGCGGGCCGCCGACCAGCTGGCTCCGGCTGCCTTCTACAACTGGGGCAATGCCATCGGCGATCCGACGACCTCCACCGGCTTCGCCATGTTCGGCCCCTCCCCGCACTCCGTCTGGGATGGCGAGGATCTCATGCAGAAGATCCTGCCGCTTTGGGGTGAGGCAGACGAAGACAAGCGCATCGCAGGCTGGAAGGAAGTCGACAAATTCATTGCCGACAACGCCCTGGTGCTGCCATTGATCCAGTATGTGCAACCCATCCTGCACAGCGATCAGGTCAAGGTCACGCCACATGCATCGGGCGCATTGCTGCCGCATCTGATGACTCGTTCCTAA
- a CDS encoding NAD(P)/FAD-dependent oxidoreductase, which yields MDETLDGVIIGSGHNSLACAVHLAAQGWQVGVFERAAEPGGAVKTGEYTLPGFRHDWAAMNLSLFAGSAFFKQYGDELGQNGLSFAPASDCFSSVFPDGTWLGVSNDLETTAKRIEVVNADDAKAWRDLTSAFPAMADPLVGLLGSPAKKRAFAYILYKEWRKSGAGGVLDLTRFLMSSPRAWLNETFVSPKVRALLGAWGMHLDFAPDIAGGALFPYLEGMANQAFGMVLGQGGAGSAITALTATLEKRGGSVTCNAEVTRILVENGDAKGIELADGRKIMARNAVIANVAPKALLKLAGETGDARYDTGLKKFAHAPGTMMIHLAVDDLPDWQAGEELKKFAYVHLAPDVDQMARTYAQAQAGLLPDEPVIVCGQPTVVDPSRAPEGKHVLWLQVRMAPGDIKGDAAGQIAARDWDGAAEPFAERVLDILERYAPGTRSKILGRHIVTPAMLEADNPNLVGGDQICGSHHLSQHFMFRPVRGFADGSTPVGNLFHTGAAVWPGAGTGAGPGYLLAQKLAG from the coding sequence ATGGATGAAACTCTGGACGGCGTGATCATCGGCAGCGGACACAACAGTCTGGCCTGCGCCGTTCATCTGGCTGCGCAGGGCTGGCAGGTTGGCGTTTTCGAGCGTGCAGCAGAGCCGGGTGGCGCGGTCAAGACCGGCGAATACACGCTTCCCGGGTTTCGTCACGACTGGGCGGCGATGAACCTCTCCCTGTTTGCGGGATCAGCCTTCTTCAAGCAATACGGCGATGAGCTGGGGCAGAACGGATTGAGTTTCGCGCCCGCATCCGATTGTTTTTCCTCCGTGTTTCCAGACGGAACCTGGCTAGGCGTCAGCAACGATCTTGAGACGACTGCCAAACGCATCGAAGTTGTCAATGCAGACGATGCCAAGGCCTGGCGCGATCTGACCAGTGCATTTCCAGCCATGGCAGACCCACTCGTCGGACTGCTTGGCTCTCCTGCAAAAAAACGTGCATTTGCATATATCCTCTACAAGGAGTGGCGAAAGTCGGGCGCGGGTGGCGTGCTCGATCTGACGCGCTTCCTGATGTCATCACCGCGCGCCTGGCTGAACGAGACCTTCGTTTCACCGAAAGTACGTGCGCTGCTCGGCGCCTGGGGCATGCATCTGGATTTTGCGCCCGATATCGCGGGCGGCGCGCTGTTTCCTTATCTGGAAGGTATGGCGAACCAGGCGTTCGGCATGGTGCTCGGACAAGGCGGAGCGGGTTCCGCGATCACGGCATTGACCGCTACCCTCGAAAAACGCGGCGGATCGGTGACCTGCAACGCGGAAGTGACCCGGATACTGGTCGAAAACGGCGATGCGAAAGGCATTGAGCTTGCCGACGGACGCAAGATCATGGCGCGCAATGCCGTCATCGCGAATGTCGCGCCAAAGGCTCTTTTAAAACTCGCCGGAGAGACCGGGGATGCCCGCTACGATACCGGGCTCAAGAAGTTCGCCCATGCACCGGGGACGATGATGATCCATCTGGCGGTCGATGACCTGCCAGATTGGCAGGCCGGCGAGGAGCTCAAGAAATTCGCCTATGTCCACCTTGCGCCCGATGTCGACCAGATGGCCCGGACCTATGCGCAGGCGCAGGCCGGCCTCCTGCCTGATGAGCCGGTGATCGTATGCGGTCAGCCGACGGTGGTCGACCCAAGCCGCGCGCCGGAAGGCAAACATGTGCTCTGGCTGCAGGTCAGGATGGCTCCAGGCGACATCAAAGGCGACGCAGCAGGCCAGATCGCCGCAAGGGACTGGGACGGAGCGGCAGAACCGTTTGCGGAGCGTGTTCTGGATATTCTGGAACGCTATGCGCCTGGAACACGCTCAAAAATCCTGGGCCGTCATATTGTGACGCCCGCGATGCTGGAGGCTGACAACCCGAACCTGGTTGGAGGAGACCAGATTTGCGGGAGCCACCACCTGAGCCAGCATTTCATGTTCAGACCTGTTCGCGGCTTTGCCGACGGAAGCACACCAGTGGGGAACCTGTTCCACACTGGTGCTGCCGTCTGGCCGGGAGCAGGCACGGGAGCCGGGCCCGGATATCTTCTCGCGCAAAAGCTCGCCGGTTAG
- a CDS encoding cyclase family protein — MSAGNALGELGSKILSGEVEVVDCTGVLGPNTPIIQLPPDFAKNTPKVEIHKISEYDSDGPFFAWNWMVLGEHSGTHFDAPHHWITGKDYEDGFTDTLNVQRLVAPVNVIDCSKESAENADFLLTADLIKAWEAEHGEIGAGEWVLMRTDWDNRAHDEDLFLNTDETGPHSPGPTPDAIEYLLSKKIVGWGTQCIGTDAGQAGGMEPPYPAHNLLHRDNCFGLASLANLSKLPAKGAILIAAPLKIERGTGSPIRALALVPRG, encoded by the coding sequence ATGTCAGCAGGAAATGCACTCGGTGAACTGGGGTCGAAGATCCTGTCCGGTGAAGTGGAAGTGGTGGATTGCACGGGCGTATTGGGACCCAACACGCCGATCATCCAACTGCCGCCTGATTTTGCCAAGAACACGCCGAAGGTCGAAATTCACAAGATCAGTGAGTACGATTCCGACGGGCCGTTTTTCGCCTGGAACTGGATGGTCCTCGGAGAGCATTCCGGAACGCATTTCGATGCTCCGCACCACTGGATCACCGGCAAGGATTATGAGGACGGTTTTACCGACACACTGAACGTTCAGCGCCTCGTTGCACCGGTCAACGTGATCGACTGTTCAAAAGAAAGTGCGGAAAACGCCGACTTTCTGCTGACGGCCGATCTGATCAAGGCCTGGGAAGCCGAGCACGGCGAGATCGGCGCCGGCGAGTGGGTGCTGATGCGTACCGATTGGGACAATCGCGCGCATGACGAAGACCTGTTCCTGAACACTGACGAAACCGGTCCGCACAGCCCGGGACCGACACCCGATGCGATCGAATATCTGTTGTCCAAGAAGATTGTGGGCTGGGGCACGCAGTGTATTGGCACCGATGCGGGACAGGCCGGTGGCATGGAGCCACCCTATCCTGCACACAACCTGTTGCACCGGGACAATTGCTTCGGACTTGCCTCGCTTGCCAACCTGAGCAAGCTGCCTGCGAAAGGCGCGATCCTCATTGCCGCGCCTTTGAAGATCGAGCGGGGCACCGGCAGCCCGATCCGCGCACTGGCGCTGGTTCCGCGGGGCTGA